One segment of Papaver somniferum cultivar HN1 unplaced genomic scaffold, ASM357369v1 unplaced-scaffold_137, whole genome shotgun sequence DNA contains the following:
- the LOC113334943 gene encoding protein ALP1-like, producing MEKDVFIKLCFELQQYYGLEGSRRTTAEEIVAMFLHTLGHGNVNRLTQERFQHPGETVSRYFSMMLDVVCRLAVDIIKPSNPTFRDTHKEIARDTRYMPHFKDQDCIGAIDGVHVPSTISQDNQELYIGRKGTPSQNVTMVCNFDMQFIFVCAGWEGSAHDPRILASVLANPNMEFPNPPKGKYYVVDAGYAQMDGYLGPYKGERYHILDLRRGNKPTGQKEVFNHMHSSLRSVIEHSFGVWKKKWKILRDMPSYPYTRQVQIVVPMMAIRNYIRRYATRDRHFEDADNGVYDATNEPDNEEEEHNYTNRWGSKEMKKLKDEIAKSLMGD from the exons ATGGAAAAGGATGTATTTATCAAATTGTGTTTTGAACTGCAACAATATTATGGGTTAGAAGGTAGTAGGAGAACGACTGCTGAGGAGATCGTTGCAATGTTCTTGCACACACTAGGACATGGAAATGTAAACAGGTTAACACAAGAACGATTCCAGCACCCGGGTGAAACTGTAAGTAGATATTTCAGCATGATGCTCGATGTTGTGTGTCGTTTAGCAGTTGATATAATAAAGCCTTCGAATCCTACATTCAGAGACACCCACAAGGAAATAGCAAGAGATACAAGATATATGCCTCATTTTAAG GACCAGGACTGCATTGGCGCAATAGATGGTGTACATGTCCCATCTACAATATCCCAAGACAATCAAGAACTGTATATTGGGCGCAAAGGGACTCCCTCTCAAAATGTAACGATGGTTTGTAACTTTGACATGCAATTTATATTTGTATGTGCAGGTTGGGAAGGCAGTGCCCATGATCCAAGGATACTTGCATCAGTTCTTGCTAATCCAAATATGGAATTTCCAAATCCTCCAAaag GAAAATACTATGTAGTGGATGCTGGGTATGCACAAATGGATGGTTATTTGGGACCATACAAGGGTGAAAGGTATCACATTTTAGATTTGCGTCGAGGTAACAAGCCAACTGGTCAAAAGGAGGTATTCAACCATATGCACTCTTCCCTTAGGTCTGTGATTGAGCACTCTTTTGGAGTATGGAAGAAAAAATGGAAGATTCTAAGAGATATGCCAAGTTACCCGTATACAAGACAAGTTCAGATAGTCGTTCCGATGATGGCCATTCGTAACTATATTAGGAGATATGCTACTAGGGATAGACATTTTGAAGATGCTGATAATGGTGTTTATGATGCAACCAATGAaccagacaatgaagaagaagaacataacTATACCAACCGATGGGgatcaaaagaaatgaaaaaattgaAAGATGAAATTGCTAAAAGTTTGATGGGAGATTAA